A genomic region of Dickeya solani IPO 2222 contains the following coding sequences:
- a CDS encoding nuclear transport factor 2 family protein — protein sequence MTTMSNKTLEIARTYVTAMAKKDVETIISITADNVVCTSPIGQTTGIERFQAFQEGFARMITNLTVLAIYGDDEQAVVVYDVETHPVPHSVVAELIKVRDGKLASTEVIYDATSFAAYMASVQPH from the coding sequence ATGACTACAATGAGTAACAAGACCCTGGAAATTGCGCGTACTTACGTTACAGCAATGGCGAAAAAAGATGTCGAAACAATTATTTCAATCACGGCAGACAATGTCGTTTGCACATCACCCATCGGGCAAACCACCGGTATTGAGCGTTTCCAGGCCTTTCAGGAAGGCTTTGCCCGGATGATCACGAACTTGACCGTCCTCGCCATTTATGGCGATGACGAGCAGGCTGTAGTGGTCTACGACGTCGAAACGCATCCGGTTCCGCACTCGGTCGTGGCGGAACTGATCAAGGTTAGGGACGGTAAGCTCGCCTCCACCGAGGTGATCTACGACGCTACGTCGTTTGCCGCTTACATGGCATCGGTTCAACCTCACTGA
- a CDS encoding efflux RND transporter periplasmic adaptor subunit, whose product MINLSRYRQRPLRQRAALIGVFALGAVAMVWKLWSPATSAMPQTQWLRVEPQVLENRLGLTGRIQAAATLTLSAPFEGMIKDVLVNEGQRVEASQPLLTLDTGLLDIQLRQALADLLKAQRTVQDMQHWEQGQEVARARRTLNNARISLANTEANLKDTRTLFERGIVARMEVDALAQQAQAQRLDLSAAQDELQAALDRGRGENRQIAEMEQANAQSRHQTLMAMQAQQVVRAPFAGVLVRPAAPETDKRQPLQPGMRVSQGMPLFGLVNPDHLQVVASLDEADLHQLHEGMAVDISGDGFAGLTLYGHIQTIGIEGRVADVAGAGARYDVLVTVATPSAEQRQRLRLGMSARLSVVTYRNEHGIAVPAEALHTDEAGNSYILFRQDADSAPQRRTVVPGVAVPQGVEVKGLPDEGPGFVEITNNSGAAE is encoded by the coding sequence ATGATTAATCTTTCACGATACCGGCAGCGCCCGCTGCGCCAGCGCGCGGCATTGATAGGTGTCTTTGCGCTGGGCGCGGTGGCGATGGTCTGGAAGCTATGGTCGCCAGCCACCAGCGCCATGCCGCAGACACAATGGCTGCGGGTTGAGCCGCAGGTGTTGGAAAACCGTCTGGGGTTGACCGGGCGGATTCAGGCCGCCGCCACACTGACGCTCTCCGCGCCGTTTGAAGGCATGATCAAAGACGTGCTGGTCAACGAAGGGCAACGTGTGGAAGCGAGCCAGCCGTTGCTGACGCTGGACACCGGCCTGCTGGATATCCAACTGCGCCAGGCGCTGGCCGACTTGCTAAAAGCGCAGCGCACGGTGCAGGACATGCAGCATTGGGAACAAGGTCAGGAGGTGGCGCGGGCGCGACGCACCCTGAATAACGCGCGTATCAGCCTGGCGAACACCGAGGCCAACCTGAAAGATACCCGCACCCTGTTTGAGCGCGGCATCGTAGCCAGAATGGAAGTCGACGCGCTGGCTCAACAGGCTCAGGCGCAACGGCTGGATCTGTCCGCCGCGCAGGATGAATTGCAGGCTGCGCTGGACCGCGGGCGTGGTGAAAACCGTCAGATCGCCGAGATGGAACAGGCTAACGCTCAGTCGCGCCATCAAACGTTGATGGCGATGCAGGCGCAGCAGGTGGTGCGTGCGCCGTTTGCGGGCGTACTGGTGCGCCCCGCCGCGCCGGAAACCGATAAACGCCAGCCATTGCAGCCGGGGATGCGGGTCAGTCAGGGGATGCCGCTGTTCGGACTGGTCAATCCCGACCATCTACAGGTCGTGGCCAGTCTTGACGAGGCCGACTTGCATCAGTTGCACGAAGGGATGGCGGTGGACATCAGCGGCGACGGTTTTGCCGGGCTGACGCTGTACGGCCATATCCAGACCATCGGTATTGAAGGGCGCGTCGCTGACGTGGCCGGCGCCGGCGCCCGCTACGATGTACTGGTCACTGTCGCTACCCCGTCAGCGGAACAGCGCCAGCGCCTGCGGTTAGGGATGAGCGCCCGGCTGTCGGTGGTCACGTATCGCAACGAGCATGGCATCGCCGTTCCTGCCGAGGCGTTGCACACGGACGAGGCCGGTAACAGCTATATTCTCTTTCGTCAGGATGCCGACAGTGCGCCTCAGCGGCGTACGGTAGTGCCGGGCGTTGCTGTGCCGCAGGGCGTGGAAGTAAAAGGATTACCTGATGAAGGCCCTGGGTTCGTCGAAATCACCAATAACAGCGGCGCTGCTGAATGA
- a CDS encoding TolC family protein has protein sequence MIRTVALVLLLLVGLDASAALTDRLLPSQATRAGSSSLSPNAQIIDLTLSDAIYLGLRDNRAIRSAYLDRVAQKFDLLVAEDRFTPKLVLSGSYLAARNQDDRYRQGEIAPTTTLLTPYGTRVSLAWTHRSTQADEAGRTRNDGATITVIQPLLRGAGKEIATAPVRLAKLSEQINRLTLKATVARTITQIIMAYRALLQTQEQLNIADEALARSRQLLEVNRSLIAAGRMAEFEIIQTEADVATQELSREEALNQLDVSRLALLQLLALDLRTPVRATERLQAGRVDVSPAAALSQAEALQPAYLTQLIVDKQADINLAVARDDRLWDVSLVGGTSQLRDRSSAVGSSRNWENYVGVQVDIPIGDMSQQQAEVQARVNVQNQRIQLVETRQQLERDVANAVRDISTRWRQFEIAQRARDLSRRKLDIEREKLTAGRSSNFQVLSFETDLRNAENARLSALITYLNTQADLDQTLGTTLQSWDISLND, from the coding sequence ATGATTAGAACGGTTGCCCTCGTCCTGTTGCTGCTGGTCGGTCTGGATGCGTCCGCGGCGCTGACCGACCGCTTGTTGCCTTCTCAGGCTACCCGCGCGGGCAGCAGCAGTTTGTCGCCCAACGCGCAGATTATCGATCTGACGTTAAGCGACGCCATTTACCTTGGCTTGCGCGATAACCGCGCCATTCGTAGCGCCTATCTGGATCGCGTCGCGCAGAAATTTGACCTGCTGGTGGCCGAAGACCGCTTTACCCCCAAGCTGGTGTTGAGCGGCAGCTATCTGGCGGCGCGCAATCAGGATGACCGCTACCGTCAGGGCGAAATCGCGCCCACCACCACGCTGCTGACGCCTTACGGCACCCGCGTGAGTCTGGCCTGGACGCACCGTTCCACGCAGGCGGATGAAGCCGGCCGTACCCGCAATGACGGCGCCACGATCACGGTTATCCAGCCGTTGCTGCGCGGTGCCGGTAAGGAGATAGCCACCGCGCCGGTGCGGCTGGCAAAGCTGTCCGAACAGATCAACCGGCTGACGCTGAAAGCCACCGTCGCCCGGACTATCACCCAAATCATCATGGCTTATCGGGCGTTGTTGCAGACGCAGGAGCAATTGAACATTGCCGACGAAGCGCTGGCGCGCTCACGCCAGTTGCTGGAGGTAAACCGCTCGCTGATCGCCGCCGGGCGTATGGCTGAATTCGAAATCATCCAGACGGAAGCGGATGTCGCGACTCAGGAATTATCCCGTGAAGAAGCGCTCAATCAGCTTGACGTTAGCCGTCTGGCGCTGTTGCAACTGCTGGCGCTGGATTTGCGCACGCCGGTCCGCGCGACCGAACGGCTGCAGGCTGGTCGCGTTGACGTCAGCCCCGCCGCGGCGTTGTCTCAGGCCGAAGCGCTGCAACCCGCCTACCTTACACAGCTGATCGTCGATAAGCAGGCCGACATTAATCTGGCGGTGGCGCGCGATGACCGCCTGTGGGATGTGTCGCTGGTGGGGGGGACCAGCCAACTGCGCGACCGCAGCAGCGCGGTGGGCAGTTCGCGCAATTGGGAGAACTATGTCGGCGTGCAGGTGGACATTCCCATCGGCGATATGAGTCAACAGCAGGCGGAAGTACAAGCGCGGGTGAACGTGCAGAATCAACGCATTCAGCTTGTCGAAACCCGCCAGCAACTGGAGCGCGACGTCGCCAACGCCGTGCGTGATATCAGCACCCGCTGGCGCCAGTTTGAGATTGCCCAGCGCGCGCGGGATCTTTCGCGTCGCAAGCTGGATATTGAACGGGAAAAACTCACCGCCGGGCGCTCCAGCAACTTTCAGGTGCTGAGTTTTGAAACCGATCTGCGTAACGCCGAAAACGCCCGGCTTAGCGCTTTGATTACCTATCTCAACACCCAGGCCGATCTGGACCAAACCTTGGGTACGACGCTGCAAAGCTGGGATATCTCTCTCAATGATTAA
- a CDS encoding linear amide C-N hydrolase → MKRNNKHVNSVACMISLGALILSSSVTFACTRLVYLGDNNETITARSMDWKKDVGTNLWVFPRELHRSGEGGQHTLKWVSKYGSVIAAAYDISTTDGINEKGLAANLLWLVESEYPTTAPTAEKPGLSVAAWAQYVLDNFATVEEAVQALKQDKFTLVTANVPDEERLAKLHLSLSDSSGDSAIIEYIDGKPVIHHNREYQVMTNSPVFNQQLALNAYWEQIGGSVMLPGTNRAADRFVRASFYVNHIPKNEGHDKALASAFSVIRNVSVPYGYALSAEPNIASTRWRSVIDHKSMQYFFESAMSPNIFWVDLKKVDFSPHDGNAMKLDLGPNQSKIYSGQVSDQFKKAPPFDFAGI, encoded by the coding sequence ATGAAGAGAAATAATAAGCACGTTAATTCTGTTGCTTGCATGATATCGCTGGGCGCTTTAATACTTAGTTCATCCGTAACGTTTGCCTGCACGCGACTAGTTTATCTGGGTGATAATAATGAAACCATCACCGCTCGCTCGATGGACTGGAAAAAAGATGTGGGAACAAACTTATGGGTATTCCCACGCGAGTTACATCGTTCTGGCGAAGGGGGACAACACACACTTAAGTGGGTCTCTAAATATGGCAGCGTCATCGCAGCGGCTTATGATATATCGACAACAGATGGCATAAATGAGAAAGGGCTAGCCGCCAATTTGCTGTGGCTGGTGGAATCAGAATATCCAACCACTGCGCCTACCGCTGAAAAACCGGGGCTGAGTGTCGCCGCCTGGGCGCAATATGTGCTGGATAACTTTGCCACCGTCGAAGAAGCGGTTCAGGCGCTGAAGCAGGATAAATTTACGTTGGTCACAGCCAATGTTCCTGACGAAGAGCGGCTTGCAAAACTACACCTGTCTTTGTCTGATTCGTCAGGCGACAGCGCAATTATTGAATATATCGATGGTAAACCCGTCATTCACCATAACCGGGAATACCAGGTAATGACCAATTCGCCGGTGTTCAACCAGCAATTGGCGCTTAATGCCTACTGGGAACAGATAGGCGGAAGCGTCATGCTACCGGGCACCAATCGGGCGGCGGATCGCTTTGTTCGCGCCTCATTTTATGTGAATCATATTCCCAAAAATGAAGGGCATGATAAAGCATTAGCCAGTGCCTTCAGTGTGATACGGAATGTTTCCGTCCCTTACGGTTATGCCCTGTCGGCTGAACCGAATATCGCCTCAACCCGGTGGCGTAGCGTGATTGATCATAAATCCATGCAATATTTCTTTGAGTCGGCCATGTCTCCTAATATCTTTTGGGTCGACCTGAAAAAGGTGGATTTCTCTCCACACGATGGGAACGCCATGAAACTGGATCTGGGGCCGAATCAAAGTAAGATTTACTCTGGGCAGGTTTCGGATCAATTTAAAAAAGCGCCACCATTCGATTTCGCTGGGATATAA
- a CDS encoding GTPase — protein sequence MKLSDLGDRICIMGPSNSGKSTLANAIARKRNLDVIHLDQLFHVPHSNWQERPFHEFLLLHDMAINQESWVIDGNYKRCLPQRLSRATGLILLDVSTLSSLLRYVNRTLFQYQRYGALEGGIDRLNWKMFHHITAVTPKNRKHYAELFDALTLPKIRLASIKDINKQFDEWELTR from the coding sequence ATGAAGCTTTCAGATTTAGGCGACAGAATTTGCATTATGGGGCCATCGAACAGCGGTAAATCGACCCTTGCGAATGCGATTGCGCGGAAACGTAATCTGGACGTTATCCATCTGGACCAGCTTTTTCATGTCCCCCATTCAAACTGGCAAGAACGCCCTTTTCATGAGTTCCTTTTATTGCATGATATGGCAATAAATCAGGAAAGTTGGGTCATCGATGGAAATTACAAAAGATGCCTGCCACAGCGTTTGTCTCGCGCCACGGGACTTATTCTGCTGGATGTCTCCACGCTGTCGAGCTTATTGCGCTATGTGAACCGAACGCTATTTCAATACCAGCGCTATGGTGCGCTGGAAGGGGGGATAGACCGGCTGAACTGGAAAATGTTCCATCATATTACCGCCGTCACGCCTAAAAACAGGAAACACTATGCTGAGCTGTTTGACGCGTTGACCCTACCCAAAATCAGACTCGCCTCGATTAAAGACATTAATAAACAGTTTGATGAATGGGAACTGACGAGATAA
- a CDS encoding ABC transporter permease, translated as MLKRDSDGDDAKEIHSATLPEERNAALPDVVHSPYGASLHYMLTEPLDSLRQLGRRAVLALLGITVGCAAVVALLNIGHNAAADAISAFRDMGSDMLVAGFADTAETNQRRAPATLDIDALTRALPGIRHAAPLILTSTNARLHRRQFNAIVAGAGAELAQVLALRVAHGRFLTRYDRQSTYAVLGAKTAVELGEAGTPVALGSRIQLGGYLFEVVGILQEQGQNPLLPVPVDEAIILPIEGMHRLLSSPEISSVVARSRRSETLQQEAAALRDYLMALAPGREVAVQISQQLLEGMERQSRTFTWLLAGLGGVSLLMGGVGVMNVMVMNIAGRRREIGVRMALGARPKDIGRLFLLEAAALAIAGALAGAIVGLLAAWLFVKMSGWAFSLSPLSLPLGIVSSLAVGVFFGLHPALTAARLEPVKALRDD; from the coding sequence GTGTTAAAGCGCGACAGCGACGGAGACGACGCCAAAGAGATACATTCCGCGACACTGCCGGAAGAACGGAACGCAGCCCTGCCTGACGTTGTTCACTCTCCCTACGGCGCTTCTCTGCACTACATGCTGACCGAACCGTTGGATAGCCTGCGCCAGTTAGGGCGACGGGCAGTGCTGGCGTTGCTGGGTATCACGGTGGGCTGCGCTGCGGTGGTGGCGTTGCTGAACATCGGCCACAACGCGGCGGCGGACGCCATCAGCGCCTTTCGCGATATGGGCAGCGATATGCTGGTCGCCGGCTTTGCCGACACGGCGGAAACGAACCAACGCCGTGCGCCCGCCACGCTGGATATTGATGCGCTGACCCGCGCCTTGCCTGGAATCCGACACGCTGCGCCGCTTATCCTCACCTCGACCAATGCCCGTCTGCACCGACGTCAATTTAATGCCATCGTGGCCGGCGCCGGCGCCGAACTGGCGCAAGTACTGGCGTTGCGGGTCGCTCATGGCCGCTTCCTGACCCGTTACGATCGTCAGAGCACCTACGCCGTGCTCGGCGCGAAAACGGCCGTCGAACTGGGCGAGGCCGGTACGCCGGTAGCGCTTGGCAGCCGGATACAGCTTGGCGGCTATCTGTTTGAAGTGGTGGGTATTTTACAAGAGCAGGGGCAAAACCCGCTGCTGCCGGTGCCGGTGGACGAGGCTATCATCTTGCCTATCGAAGGAATGCACCGTCTGCTTTCCTCTCCTGAAATCAGCAGCGTGGTGGCGCGTAGCCGCCGTAGCGAGACCTTGCAGCAAGAGGCGGCAGCGCTGCGTGATTACCTGATGGCACTGGCGCCGGGACGCGAGGTGGCGGTGCAAATCTCGCAACAACTGCTGGAAGGAATGGAGCGGCAGTCGCGCACCTTTACCTGGCTGCTCGCCGGATTAGGCGGCGTTTCGCTGCTGATGGGGGGCGTGGGCGTGATGAACGTGATGGTGATGAACATTGCCGGGCGGCGGCGAGAAATCGGTGTGCGCATGGCGCTGGGCGCTCGCCCAAAAGATATTGGCCGCCTGTTTCTGCTGGAAGCGGCGGCGTTGGCGATCGCCGGCGCGCTGGCCGGCGCGATTGTCGGCCTGCTCGCCGCCTGGTTGTTTGTGAAAATGTCCGGCTGGGCTTTTTCTTTGTCCCCGCTGTCGCTGCCTTTGGGCATTGTCAGTTCACTGGCGGTCGGGGTGTTCTTTGGTCTGCATCCCGCCCTGACGGCGGCCCGGCTGGAACCTGTTAAGGCGCTGCGTGATGATTAG
- a CDS encoding MATE family efflux transporter, producing the protein MMTKLLPNANRSHEPTAKQLTTDILVGPILPVMLRLALPTIAVLVVQALVGIVETYFVSSLGADVLAGVAVVFPVLMLMQMMANGGIGGGLSSAISRASGAGRWQDAQALVWHGVIIAAVVGAAFAAIIIIGGNALYHLMGVNGPALSAAMSYSNLVFVGSPLIWVVALLSAALRGAGDTKTPARITLLGAAILLPLSPALILGWGPIPSFGVAGAGIAILVYYLFATLLLVRHMRSASSVIRLSPASLSSRLFKDILGVGLLSAIGTVQINLTVAVVTAVVGRFGPDAIAGYGIASRLDYLQIPLLFGLGTAVMTMVGINLGAGQVQRAQRITWIGAAVAFTFTELIGLGVAAYPRLWLTLFSDDHAILTAGTRYLQNVAPFYGAIGIGMALYFAGQGAKRVLWPVLAGTARMAIAAFAGWLAVTHFDADLPSLFKIVALSALVYGAITAVASLTIGKSSHLAISTK; encoded by the coding sequence ATGATGACTAAATTATTACCGAACGCAAATCGAAGCCATGAGCCGACCGCCAAACAATTGACCACGGATATTCTGGTCGGCCCCATCCTGCCGGTCATGCTTCGTCTGGCGTTGCCGACGATTGCGGTACTGGTGGTTCAGGCGCTGGTGGGGATAGTGGAAACCTACTTTGTAAGCTCGCTTGGCGCTGATGTATTAGCCGGGGTGGCGGTGGTATTTCCCGTCTTGATGCTAATGCAGATGATGGCGAACGGCGGCATCGGCGGGGGATTATCATCGGCGATATCGCGGGCATCCGGCGCCGGTCGATGGCAGGATGCGCAGGCGCTGGTATGGCATGGCGTTATTATTGCCGCTGTTGTAGGGGCAGCCTTTGCTGCCATTATCATCATCGGCGGTAATGCGCTGTATCACTTGATGGGCGTTAACGGGCCTGCGCTTTCTGCGGCCATGAGCTATTCGAACCTCGTCTTTGTAGGGTCGCCGCTAATTTGGGTGGTTGCCTTGTTGTCAGCCGCGCTACGCGGAGCGGGCGATACGAAGACTCCCGCACGTATCACGCTGTTGGGGGCCGCCATCCTACTGCCATTGTCACCCGCCTTGATTTTGGGGTGGGGACCAATTCCATCATTTGGCGTCGCCGGGGCCGGCATCGCGATTCTGGTCTATTACCTCTTCGCAACCCTATTGCTGGTAAGGCACATGCGGTCAGCCAGTAGTGTTATCAGGCTATCGCCGGCGTCGCTGAGTTCACGATTGTTCAAGGATATCCTTGGCGTGGGTTTGCTATCCGCTATCGGTACCGTGCAGATCAATTTAACCGTTGCCGTTGTGACCGCCGTTGTAGGCCGGTTTGGGCCTGATGCCATTGCCGGGTATGGCATCGCCTCAAGACTAGATTATCTGCAAATCCCTCTGCTGTTTGGTCTTGGCACGGCCGTTATGACCATGGTTGGCATCAATCTCGGGGCGGGGCAAGTGCAACGCGCACAACGTATTACCTGGATTGGCGCTGCGGTTGCGTTTACGTTTACGGAGTTAATCGGGCTTGGCGTGGCGGCATATCCACGCCTTTGGCTCACGCTCTTTAGTGACGATCACGCCATCCTGACGGCGGGGACCCGCTACCTGCAAAACGTAGCGCCGTTCTATGGCGCTATTGGCATCGGCATGGCGCTCTATTTTGCCGGTCAAGGGGCGAAACGCGTGCTATGGCCCGTATTAGCCGGAACCGCGCGCATGGCGATAGCGGCTTTTGCAGGATGGCTGGCCGTTACGCATTTTGATGCTGACTTGCCATCGCTTTTCAAGATCGTCGCACTGAGTGCATTGGTTTATGGCGCTATCACTGCCGTGGCCAGCTTAACCATTGGAAAATCAAGTCATTTGGCAATATCGACTAAATAG
- a CDS encoding ABC transporter ATP-binding protein: MQDRLDTPPGTSAPGLIWLEQVSHAYPSSVASHPVLHNVSLLVDAGQSCAIVGASGSGKSTLLNIIGLLDKPTSGRLWLNGRDMAQASTDERARIRNQTIGFVFQSFNLLPRLTVLDNAALPLLYRGYSRRDAHQAARRQLEHVGLAERLHYRPADLSGGQRQRVAIARALTGEPSLLLADEPTGNLDSQTAGDILSLLLTLNREQGVTLVMVTHDESIARQMQRRIQVSDGYVQEYSNS; the protein is encoded by the coding sequence ATGCAAGACCGGCTCGATACGCCACCGGGAACATCGGCCCCCGGTCTGATATGGCTGGAACAGGTTAGCCACGCTTATCCCTCCTCGGTAGCATCTCACCCGGTTCTGCATAATGTTTCCCTGCTGGTTGACGCGGGGCAGAGTTGCGCCATCGTTGGCGCTTCCGGCTCAGGCAAAAGCACGCTGCTGAACATTATCGGGCTGCTCGATAAACCCACATCGGGGCGATTGTGGCTGAATGGCCGCGACATGGCGCAGGCCTCGACCGATGAACGCGCCAGAATACGCAACCAGACTATCGGGTTCGTTTTTCAGAGCTTTAATCTACTGCCGCGTCTTACCGTGCTGGATAACGCGGCGCTGCCGTTGCTCTATCGCGGTTACTCTCGTCGTGATGCCCATCAGGCGGCCAGACGGCAACTGGAACACGTCGGGCTGGCTGAGCGCCTCCATTACCGCCCGGCGGATCTGTCCGGCGGCCAGCGACAGCGTGTCGCCATCGCCCGTGCCCTCACCGGCGAGCCGTCACTGCTGCTGGCCGATGAGCCTACCGGCAATCTCGATAGCCAGACCGCCGGCGATATTCTGTCGTTGTTGCTGACGCTGAACCGGGAGCAAGGGGTGACGCTGGTGATGGTCACGCATGACGAATCCATCGCCCGGCAGATGCAGCGTCGTATTCAGGTGAGCGATGGTTACGTTCAGGAATACAGTAATAGTTAA